One Elusimicrobiales bacterium genomic region harbors:
- the rplT gene encoding 50S ribosomal protein L20, with protein MRIKYSVPRNKRKKKLFRLTKGYYSDKSHRLRMATQQISKSLTHAFTDRKDKKGNFRSLWITRLNAAVREEGLSYSRFINGLKKAGITLNRKMLSEMAIKDPASFKQLAAIAGAALKTAK; from the coding sequence ATGAGAATTAAATACAGCGTTCCCCGCAACAAAAGAAAAAAGAAGCTGTTCAGGCTCACCAAGGGCTATTACAGTGATAAAAGCCATCGCCTGAGAATGGCGACGCAGCAGATATCCAAGTCGCTCACCCATGCCTTTACCGACCGCAAGGACAAGAAAGGCAATTTCCGCAGCCTCTGGATAACCCGGCTCAACGCCGCCGTGCGCGAGGAGGGCCTCTCCTATTCGCGCTTTATAAACGGCCTCAAGAAAGCCGGTATCACGCTCAACCGCAAAATGCTCTCCGAGATGGCGATTAAGGACCCCGCCTCCTTCAAGCAGCTTGCGGCGATAGCCGGTGCGGCGCTGAAAACGGCGAAATAG
- the pheS gene encoding phenylalanine--tRNA ligase subunit alpha, which produces MTMTRDEWERECSRIVNGFSEAADAAGTAEGLEAAKVRFLGRNGEFTNLLKTLKDFPIEERKSLGQLGNAAKNNLTAKLEGREKHLAGAALESELGKVSADLSLDGFPFPQGRLHPLTLALREMTGILSRMGFAWADGPHIESDFNNFGALNFPENHPARDMHDTVYVKSGGEPRLLRTHTSPVQIRYMAGKTPPLRVMAPGRVFRMDAIDAGHSPVFHQIEGFYVDKTAGMADLKATLIQFMGALFGAKAEVRFRPSYFPFVEPGVEVDLKCVFCGGKTQCPVCKSTGWIEMLGAGVIHPNVLKAVKIDPEQWGGFAFGMGVERLAMLRYGINDIRVFYENDVRVLSQFAP; this is translated from the coding sequence ATGACTATGACACGCGACGAATGGGAAAGAGAATGTTCCCGCATAGTAAACGGCTTCTCGGAGGCTGCGGACGCCGCCGGCACGGCGGAGGGGCTGGAAGCCGCCAAGGTCCGTTTCCTGGGCAGAAACGGCGAGTTCACCAATCTTCTTAAAACCCTCAAAGATTTCCCGATTGAAGAGAGAAAATCCCTGGGCCAGCTTGGCAATGCCGCCAAGAACAATTTGACGGCGAAGCTCGAAGGCAGGGAAAAACACCTTGCCGGCGCGGCATTGGAGAGTGAGCTGGGCAAAGTCTCCGCCGATTTGAGTTTGGACGGGTTTCCGTTTCCGCAGGGCCGGCTGCATCCGCTCACGCTCGCCCTGCGCGAGATGACGGGCATCCTCTCCCGCATGGGGTTCGCGTGGGCCGACGGGCCGCATATAGAAAGCGATTTCAACAATTTCGGCGCGCTCAATTTCCCGGAAAATCATCCCGCCCGCGATATGCACGATACCGTGTATGTCAAAAGCGGCGGGGAGCCCCGGCTTTTGCGGACGCATACCTCCCCCGTGCAAATCCGGTATATGGCGGGCAAAACCCCGCCGCTGCGGGTGATGGCGCCCGGCAGGGTTTTCAGGATGGACGCGATAGACGCGGGCCATTCCCCCGTTTTCCACCAGATAGAGGGATTTTATGTGGACAAAACCGCCGGCATGGCGGATTTGAAGGCGACGCTTATCCAGTTCATGGGCGCGCTGTTCGGCGCAAAGGCCGAGGTGCGCTTCCGCCCCAGCTATTTCCCTTTCGTGGAGCCCGGGGTGGAGGTGGATTTGAAATGCGTCTTCTGCGGCGGCAAAACGCAATGCCCGGTCTGCAAATCCACCGGCTGGATTGAAATGCTGGGCGCGGGGGTTATTCACCCCAATGTCCTAAAAGCCGTCAAAATAGACCCGGAGCAGTGGGGCGGGTTTGCCTTCGGCATGGGGGTGGAGCGGCTTGCCATGCTGCGCTACGGCATAAACGACATACGTGTTTTTTATGAAAACGATGTCCGCGTCCTGTCTCAATTCGCGCCATGA